ATGCCCTTGGATGTCCCCATTTCCCTGAAACAGTATCACTGGGTTTCATCTGTTCTTTAGTCCAGGTTTCAGTGCTTGGCCTTTGATAACTTTTTAAATTTGTGGTGGTGAGCAACAAGGAACAGGCCTTGGCCTGGGAGATGCTACAGTTCAGTACCCTAGTGTGCATTCCTCCAGGGGTAGTTACCGTTCAGTGGGGTTTTCTAAGTAGTTTGTATAGCTTTTAAAAAGCAGTTCAGTAGTTCAGCCCTGTGAGCATCAGACTCCTTCCACCTGAGTGAGCAGCAGGactaattaaagaaaatattatcattattattctttgtattacAACAGCACAGAGACAACCGAGGATCAGGGCCTGCTGGTGCTAGGCATTGGACAACCATCAAGTAAAAATACAGTCTCACcctagagagtttacaatctgggTTTATCATGAGATCAGGCAGGTGGGTGAAAGAGAAAAGGTGTGGGGCATAAAAGCTAACGGTAAGACAAGCCTGGTTTTCCATAGTCTGCTGTATTCTGCATTTATTTACCTAGCTATCAGTTGGCAGTGTTCTGTACGCATCATGACATGGCATCCTATTTGGAAATTATTTGACTGGCATCCTATTTGGAAATTAACGGTTACTATCTCCTTATTGCGGTGATGTTGCAATTGCTCCTCATGTAACTCACTGCACAGGGCATCCGCCAGTGTCCTCCATTTATTTTGGTCTTGTGTGGGTCTGTTCAGGCTTCTGAATGCCACCACCCATTATAAACAACATTTATTCGAACTCTATTTTGgaaagaaacatttcaaatttcatTGATTTCAACCCCCACCCCATTTACTGATGTATCTGTTTTCTCTTCAGtgcctttttttcctccctagaGAAGCAACCTTCCTATTCCCTTTAACCACTTTGGCCACCACTCAGGCCCAGATACTCAAAGGCATTTAgatcctaactcccactgaaatcaatgggagatagaCACCATAGGTGGTGGGGATAATAGGCCAGGGGACGGTAAGCCTCCCTTGGCGCAGCTGCCAATCACCTGCTGTCAGCTGCCTGAGCTGTGGTGGCCCCGCCtgtgctccgcctcttcctgtccctgctccgccccttccctgaggtcccCACCGCCCGCCGCAGACTGGCtgagtccctcctctcttccactcccctcccccaggtggCTCCCTCCACCCGCTGCTCACCGCGTCCCTGGGGCGGTGGGGGCCTCGCGGGGGAGGGATGCAGAAGAGGAGGGACACAGTGAGTGGCGGGCAGTGAGGGCTTcgtggtggggaggagaggaggaacgCTGCGGGTGGTGGGGAccttgcaggggtggggggtggaggagagggatgTGGCGAGCACAAATGGTGGGGGCTTCAGGGGAAGCGGggtgtggaggagaggagggatgccTCAAGCAGCGGcaggggggcagagcaggggcggggcctggggcagagcagggatgcaGTGTGGGTGGGCCATGGGCAGAAGAGACAGGACAGGGAGCTAGCATCCCCCAAGGGAAGCTTCATCCACTGCCCATGACAGACCCCTAAATAtgtttgagaatctgggcctcgCACCTTTCTCCTCCACATTCATCCATCTGGGAGCCTTAACTGAACCTGGGTGTTTTCTGTGTTGAGTGATCTCTCCCATTTCCATCTCcacttagggttttttttaacctgtcaTGTAATCACCTGGGCTGCTTCTAACTCCATTCTTCTTTTACATGGAGTGATTATGGACTTGCAACGAACCTGCTTCCTCTTTACCAGACACCACTCCCTGGCCCTGCATGAGCTagagggaaagaacagagctGCAGGTCATTCTGGAAGGGGCAGGGACTCAGTTCAGCATCTAGCCATCTGCAATGCCCAATGGCCAGAGAAAAGAACTATCATCTGGGTGTGGAGAACAGAGGGGAAAAGCCAAAGGACTGTGTGAGCTGCAGGCCAGAGACAGCAATCTGGGAACTAGCTGCGGAGGAAGAGCCAGGCAGTGGGCAGCCTGAGAAAGTAACGATCCTGGAAAGCTGAGAGCTAAGCCTAGAAGCAGGTTGTGGCTGATGCAGATGCAGCAGCGGAGGATAGAGAGGACTATAAACAGTCTATAAGCAGAAGGCATGAGCTGTTACAGCACCACCAGCCCTGCCTCACCTACACCTGCCACCGTTGGAGatgggtgaataatggatttttcgatttgctggcaattccGAAACAAAGAGTCAAAGTGACaatgactttttttcttcaaaatttttgGAGAATTGAAAAAGTTTCAAGTCAGGTCAAAACAAAATGGCTTATTTTGACCTGACTAACAAAATTTTTTATCTTGATTTTGGGTATCTTGACAAAAGCAAGGGTGGACCACAAAAtgcagggtgggggaagctgcAGGTCCTTTTGCCCAGGGTACTCGCTCGGAATGGGAGAGATGCAGGTTCAGTTCTGACTGATGTGAAGAAGGGCATTGCacttgggtctcccacagtacAGAAGAGCACATGAGGCTATGCTGCTATAGGCTTCTCTCTGTTGAAGCTATTACACTTTTGATAAATAATTGAGTAGTCATTGAAGCAAAGTCTTGaactcccacatcctaggtgagtgctctgATTACTAGACTATAGAATCAGTCTCACTCAGGTTCCCTGACCCAATGATTATTCACTGTCAGTCGCGGActtcacagtaacagccgtgttagtctgtatttgcaaaaagaaaaggagtacttgtggcaccttagagactaaccaatttatttgagcataagtagtCGCAGACTATTCACTgaaaaaatacagccagctctagCCAGAGCTTGTCCAAGCCAATGCTAGGAAAAGGGGTGGACCTGGTTtggtgagggggaggagtgggtggACTGGGGAGTATTACATTTCCCCCAGGCTGTATTACATTTCCCCCATAGCACTGCCTTCAGGGGTGGCAAGAATGCAGACCGGGAGACAGACCCTTCCTTCATGCTTTGCCCCAGGGGCATGCGCAAAGCCCACTTGCCTGAGAGCACCATAAAGAGGAATCTCTGTGAGATCTCTCATAGACATTTCCAACTGAAGAGCCTGCCACCCATGACTTGTAACATGGGACAGGAACAAAATGGCCCCAGCCTTTCCAGACCGCTTCCTCTCATAACTGGAGAAGATTGTAGAGAAGTGTTTAGACTCGTTTGGGAAGCGAGGTCTGTAAAAGCATTTAATAAACAAACAGGATGGGTTAAATGCGGTGTGTAGAATGGTCATGAGACTGCAGCTATTGGTGAAGGCTCCCAACCCCTTTCTCCAGGGGGATATGGAGAGGTATGCGAGTGGGGTCAGGAGTTTATTGTCGGGGACAGTCACTGTCAAACAGAAGGATCTCCTCCTTTCTGTACAGTTCAACCAGCTTCTCCTCTAACTCACCCAGTGTGAGCAGCTCGACTGCATTCTGATCATTTAGAGCAATGACTGCCCAGGACTTCCTGTGATTGTTATCAATCTCACAGCAGGCAGCAGACCACATGTGGCTGGGCTTATTGACTCTGCCTCCAGCTATGTAATTGTTGCCAGGGACCACTCCCACAACGACATATGTGGTAGCACACCCTTCAGTCCTACTCATCATTACTTCTTGTTCGTAGTTGTTCCATTTCCCACTATTGAGGTTCATAAACTGTGGCACAATGTTGGTCAGGGTGAAGGTAGCAGCCTTATAGTCAGGGTCAGGTTGGTGCCCATTGGGGTTCAAGTGGCCCCTGTTGAAATTAGTCAGATTCTTGTAATCTCGAAGGACAGCCTGGCTCTCATTAAGCAGTCCCTGGTCAACACCGATATCATTTAAGAGGATCCATTCAGTTGCCATTTCCTTTTGGTAATTTGAACCCATCAGCTTGAAAGtcaaaaaacaaataaaggggTCAGTCATGTGTGCAGCAGAAACAGAGCCAGTGTCTCAGGGCAGGTGCCTTTGGAGATCTAAAGGAATTGGTAGCACTAGGCAAGAGATCTCCCTAGGGCTCTGTGTTCTTGCTTCTTGGTACCCTGTGGCCAGTGTGTGAACTGGAAGGAAGTTCACTAGCAGCCTCATTCACAGTCATAACTAGTGTGAAAGAGGAGCCACACTTGGAGTAACTTCCTTTCTTCCTGAGGGTTGGATGGTGCCCACAGTAATGTGGCTCAGAGCTAGCCTGACCTGTAGGAGCACAGAAGTCTGCGTTCAGTTTGGGGCAACTCATTcatagaaaaatgcaaaaaaatggGAGGGAATTCTGAGATGAGCAATAGATGATCCCACCTCAGTGCTCTACAGGGAGTTGACAACTCCCAAGGTCTCTGCAAAAATGCCCCTAGGGAAGCCACACATTTGCCAGTTGACTCAACCCTGTCCTTGTGAGCCAGAAACACCCAGGTTAGTATATAATTCCATTTCAGCGTGGAGATTGCATTAGTACAATAACTAAGTACATTTTTGACCACTGTTTTCTTGAGTTCCAATAAGAGTAAATCATAAAAATGCTTTGCATGACCAGAGCACCTGTTCCCTGAAGAGcccaaagcacttgacaaaggtCAATTAACTCTCACAATAACTTTATGAAGTAGATAAGCATTAATATCTCCATTCTATACCGGGTGATGGCAGGGCCCGGACAAGGTGTGACCTGCCCTAGGttgcacagcaagtcagtagaAGTGAGGAATAGGACTCAGGAATTCTAGCTCCCAGTGTCCTTCTGTGACTGCACATCTTTGTCACAATGATGTGACCCTGCACTACAGCATGGGGCAGGGAATGCCCagctgtggtgtggtgtgtgtgtctgtacataTATTGGGATTTAttcaatatttcaattttttatgTCCAAGATTGTACCCTATTGTAATGGAGAGGCAGTCAGGAGAGCATCTTACCTGGGGTTCTACCATCCAGCTATTAGGTCGCTTACCATAACCAGGTTGGTACACATACGCAGAGTATATTGGAATGCGGTGGTCCCTGTCGTACAAAGTAGCAAAGCGATACTGATTCTTGTAAAGTTGGCAAATCTGGGCTGGATTGGCAGGTTTGATGGCATCATTTGGGGGGGTTTCCCGGAAGAAAAACTGAGGGCATGTGTTTTCAAAAGATGTCACCACCTCACTGTTCCCCAGCATAGAAAgctggaacagcagcagcagcagcagcatgggaacGAGTTAAAGCTAAAGGCTCTTCTGTACCTGGAGAACAAATGTAAATAGAATTTAAGCTTGGTGTAAACATGGTCTCCAAGAGGAGGAATGAGAGGCTTTAGCCAGGAAACAGCTGTCCTATATGGCCACCACCTTGCctcaaaaagtggaaactaacAGGGAAGTTAGTGCTGCTCCTTGAGCCGTCAAAGAAGGGGGTTaaaacacagagttcaggagGAAGTCAATGGCACCATCATTTCTGACTGATTCACACTCCTAcaacaggggcaggaagaggttgaTTGCCTACATAGACGTAACCATATTTCTCCATCTGGCTGGTTAGAAAACCACACTTCTCCCCTATCTCTGTGGCTGCAAATCCctgttcccaaaggaaaaatACAGGAGATTTCTGCCATTTGAAATATGCAGAGTTTCAGGATCATTTCCCCCAAGGTTATTCTATGTGAGGGGAGGATTTGGCTCAATCATTCACAAAATGATTGGAACAAAGTAGACCTCCCAGCCACCAACCCTACATCTACCTGTCCTTAGCTGTTAGCAGGAGGATATTCTGTTGCTTGGAGAAAACAACCTATACAATCGCCACAACACTGCCAGAAAATCTGGATATTTTATCCTATTTCAGCCATATCTCATGATGTAAGATGAACTGGTCCAAAACTGTTGTTCTTCCAAATTCACTGAGATCTGCAAAACCTCAATCATTGGGGCTGAGCAAGTGCTATTAAAACAAGTAGCCTACTCCCCTGTTTCAGATACCATGATAACCGAAAGCTTTCTGCATCAAGTAATTAGAACAATCATGTTATAATATAATCAAACTATATTTGGATGGCTGCTAATCTATATGAGCTGCTCCCTGCTATCAGCAGCCAGGGAGCTTAGGacatgatccaaagctcactgtttttccattgtcttcaacatCTTCATGGGCTGATTGCACTTGGGTGGAAGGAAGAGTCCCAGAAACAGGTCTCTGTATTAAGTCTCCCTCCCCAGTGTTTGCATTTTTTATCTCAAGAGACGATTGGCTTTAACTGAAACATCTTCCGG
The Eretmochelys imbricata isolate rEreImb1 chromosome 1, rEreImb1.hap1, whole genome shotgun sequence DNA segment above includes these coding regions:
- the LOC144259611 gene encoding endonuclease domain-containing 1 protein-like yields the protein MLLLLLLFQLSMLGNSEVVTSFENTCPQFFFRETPPNDAIKPANPAQICQLYKNQYRFATLYDRDHRIPIYSAYVYQPGYGKRPNSWMVEPQLMGSNYQKEMATEWILLNDIGVDQGLLNESQAVLRDYKNLTNFNRGHLNPNGHQPDPDYKAATFTLTNIVPQFMNLNSGKWNNYEQEVMMSRTEGCATTYVVVGVVPGNNYIAGGRVNKPSHMWSAACCEIDNNHRKSWAVIALNDQNAVELLTLGELEEKLVELYRKEEILLFDSDCPRQ